A single Sphingopyxis chilensis DNA region contains:
- a CDS encoding response regulator gives MTPPNILMVEDDPPIRTLTARALQEHGYIVRTAGTAPQMWDALRAAPADLLLLDIMLPGTSGIDICREVRRTSDVPIIFLSAKGTETDRIVGLELGADDYLAKPFGVRELVARVRAVLRRHAIERPQADRERGQIRFDGWTADLPRRQLTSPGGAAVELTGAEFDLLVSLCDNAQRVIARERLIELSRTRLGDSSDRSIDVLISRLRRKLSSPGQPAPIVTVRGIGYMLNVPVERL, from the coding sequence ATGACACCGCCGAACATATTGATGGTGGAGGATGATCCTCCGATCCGAACCCTGACCGCGCGCGCGCTGCAGGAACATGGTTATATCGTCCGCACCGCTGGCACCGCGCCGCAGATGTGGGACGCGCTGCGCGCGGCCCCCGCCGACCTGCTGCTGCTCGACATCATGCTGCCCGGCACGTCGGGAATCGACATCTGCCGCGAAGTGCGGCGGACGAGCGACGTCCCGATCATCTTCCTGTCTGCGAAAGGGACCGAGACCGACCGGATCGTCGGCCTCGAACTCGGCGCCGACGACTATCTCGCCAAACCCTTCGGCGTCCGCGAACTGGTCGCGCGCGTCCGCGCGGTGCTGCGGCGCCACGCGATCGAGCGGCCGCAGGCGGACCGCGAGCGCGGCCAGATCCGCTTCGACGGCTGGACCGCCGACCTGCCGCGGCGCCAGCTGACCTCGCCCGGCGGCGCCGCGGTCGAACTGACGGGCGCCGAATTCGACCTGCTGGTCAGCCTGTGCGACAACGCCCAGCGCGTGATCGCGCGCGAGCGATTGATCGAACTGTCGCGCACCCGCCTCGGCGACAGTTCGGACCGCAGCATCGACGTTCTGATCAGCCGCCTGCGACGCAAATTGTCGAGCCCCGGACAGCCCGCGCCGATCGTGACCGTTCGCGGCATCGGCTATATGCTGAACGTCCCGGTGGAGCGGCTTTGA
- a CDS encoding DUF4328 domain-containing protein gives MAEMSLGDGIDLLQRRARIVEVMLIGGLLVSVATLAGQIAERNGIISLESEQLTQAEMLYGLVILSYMLLLIATYVVFSLWIYRAAANIVAAQTVGFDYSPGWAVGWLFVPIANLFKPYGAMRQIYNASHGRDANSIDEGNWLLRAWWAAWLVMSIAGNISFRLSLRADTPEEVRTALEIDAASTATGLVLYPLAYLLVKRITAAQKERLTSAQIFA, from the coding sequence ATGGCGGAGATGAGCCTCGGTGACGGGATCGACCTGCTTCAGCGGCGGGCGAGGATCGTCGAGGTGATGCTGATCGGCGGACTGTTGGTGAGCGTTGCGACGCTCGCCGGCCAGATCGCCGAACGCAATGGCATCATAAGCCTCGAAAGCGAACAACTGACACAGGCCGAGATGCTTTATGGCCTGGTCATCCTCAGCTACATGCTGTTGCTGATCGCGACCTATGTCGTCTTCAGCCTGTGGATTTACCGCGCCGCAGCGAACATCGTCGCCGCCCAAACCGTGGGCTTCGATTATAGCCCGGGCTGGGCGGTGGGATGGCTGTTCGTACCGATCGCCAACCTGTTCAAACCCTATGGCGCGATGCGGCAGATCTACAACGCCAGCCATGGCCGCGACGCCAATTCCATCGACGAAGGCAACTGGCTGCTCCGCGCGTGGTGGGCCGCCTGGCTGGTCATGAGCATCGCCGGCAACATTTCCTTCCGGTTGAGCCTGCGTGCCGACACGCCCGAAGAGGTCCGGACGGCGCTGGAAATCGATGCAGCTTCCACCGCCACCGGCCTCGTCCTTTACCCGCTTGCCTATCTGCTGGTGAAGCGGATTACCGCCGCGCAGAAAGAGCGGCTGACCTCGGCGCAGATCTTTGCCTGA